A single window of Nicotiana sylvestris chromosome 3, ASM39365v2, whole genome shotgun sequence DNA harbors:
- the LOC138887956 gene encoding putative zinc finger A20 and AN1 domain-containing stress-associated protein 8, translated as MTFCHKAENLSLCARGCGYYGNPSNHNLCSQCYKVFLKEEAAKSAIALSEKLSFLTVDDTVKTGNDDGLTMKTKTERCKSCKKKVGLIGFSCKCGGMFCRIHRYPEEHACTFNFKSMGRARLAMENPLCKADKLEYRI; from the coding sequence ATGACTTTTTGTCACAAAGCAGAAAATTTAAGTTTATGCGCAAGGGGTTGCGGCTACTATGGTAACCCAAGCAATCACAATCTCTGTTCCCAATGCTATAAAGTTTTCTTGAAAGAAGAAGCCGCCAAGAGTGCAATAGCTTTATCTGAAAAGTTATCTTTTCTTACTGTTGATGATACTGTTAAAACTGGAAACGACGATGGTTTGACGATGAAAACAAAGACAGAAAGGTGCAAGAGTTGTAAGAAGAAAGTGGGATTAATAGGGTTCAGTTGTAAGTGTGGTGGAATGTTTTGTAGGATTCATAGGTACCCAGAGGAACATGCATGCACATTCAATTTCAAGTCTATGGGACGTGCTCGTTTGGCTATGGAAAATCCTCTATGTAAAGCTGATAAACTTGAGTATAGGATCTAA